A genomic region of Mesobacillus jeotgali contains the following coding sequences:
- a CDS encoding endonuclease MutS2: protein MNEQTFTVLGYDKIKEEIASFALTESGRIKAREMHPSTNMQQITSWQEEVSEAIEILKVSSSVPIHGLEGMEMVLKGFNKGIPLRTEQLMLMLSFLETCNKIRRFMKDKEYVAPRVSAYVFAIEELPELAAEIQRCIRNGQIDDYATRELLKVRKQIGIQEDRLKEKLNQLLKSAKIKPFLQEAVISQRNGRYVVPVKKEYRGKVRGSVLDTSASGSTLFVEPEEIGSFQDQMEWLYLEEQAEVEKVLFALTGLAEGKEKEIRSAIETMVHYDYLFSKAKYCRSIDAKRVAIHDDPIILFKEARHPLLGEKAVPLMIDIGTDYHALVITGPNTGGKTVSIKTAGLLSLMAQSGLLLPVGVGSAAGIFHKVLVDIGDGQSIEQNLSTFSSRIVNIIEILKETNDRTLVLLDELGSGTDPGEGMGLAAAILENLNSKGATIFATTHYSEIKDFADNHEDFMNGSMEFDLETLKPTYRLRIGKGGDSQAFAIALKLGIHPKLIERAHNITYKSEKDYTTLFKNDPVELKAREQQIIANKHKRKKSSTVAKQPAKRFEMGDSVHVLSLGELGVIYKGPDSRGNYLVQVRDRKIDVNYKRLKLNLPASELYPEDYDFSIIFESKEHRKLLNQMGKKHIDERVIREDN, encoded by the coding sequence TTGAACGAACAAACGTTTACGGTACTTGGTTACGACAAAATTAAGGAAGAGATCGCCAGCTTTGCTTTGACTGAATCTGGGCGAATAAAAGCAAGGGAAATGCATCCATCCACCAATATGCAACAAATTACTTCATGGCAGGAGGAAGTCTCTGAAGCGATTGAAATTCTCAAGGTTAGTTCCAGTGTTCCAATTCACGGCCTTGAAGGAATGGAAATGGTTCTTAAAGGCTTTAACAAGGGAATACCGCTTAGGACGGAACAACTGATGCTGATGCTTTCGTTCCTGGAAACCTGCAATAAGATTCGCCGTTTTATGAAGGATAAGGAGTATGTAGCTCCTAGAGTCTCTGCATACGTCTTTGCGATCGAGGAACTTCCCGAACTTGCTGCTGAGATACAAAGGTGTATCCGCAATGGCCAAATTGATGATTACGCAACTAGGGAACTACTGAAGGTTCGGAAACAGATCGGAATACAGGAAGATCGTTTAAAAGAGAAACTTAACCAATTGCTGAAATCTGCAAAAATAAAACCATTTCTTCAAGAGGCTGTCATCAGTCAGAGAAACGGCAGATATGTGGTTCCTGTGAAGAAAGAATATCGCGGCAAGGTAAGAGGTTCGGTGCTTGATACATCAGCATCGGGTTCCACTCTTTTTGTTGAACCCGAAGAAATTGGCTCGTTTCAGGATCAAATGGAGTGGCTTTATTTAGAAGAACAAGCTGAAGTAGAGAAAGTTCTCTTCGCCTTGACTGGTCTGGCTGAGGGGAAAGAGAAGGAGATTCGGAGTGCAATCGAGACCATGGTTCATTATGACTATCTGTTTTCAAAAGCAAAATACTGCCGGTCTATTGATGCAAAACGAGTAGCGATTCATGACGATCCAATTATTTTATTTAAAGAAGCACGTCATCCGCTTCTTGGCGAAAAAGCGGTTCCGTTAATGATTGACATTGGAACAGACTATCATGCTCTTGTCATTACCGGACCGAATACAGGCGGGAAAACCGTATCCATCAAGACAGCGGGACTGTTGTCGTTAATGGCACAAAGCGGATTGCTTCTGCCGGTTGGAGTAGGGAGCGCTGCAGGTATTTTTCATAAAGTGCTTGTCGATATAGGAGATGGTCAAAGCATCGAGCAGAATCTGAGCACTTTCAGTTCCAGGATTGTCAATATTATAGAAATATTGAAGGAAACCAATGACAGGACACTTGTCCTTCTTGACGAATTAGGCTCAGGAACTGACCCGGGAGAAGGGATGGGCCTTGCTGCAGCTATCCTAGAGAATCTGAACAGTAAAGGGGCAACTATATTTGCGACAACTCATTATAGCGAGATAAAAGACTTTGCTGACAATCACGAGGATTTCATGAATGGTTCAATGGAATTTGACCTTGAGACACTTAAGCCTACTTACCGCCTGCGTATCGGAAAAGGCGGGGACAGCCAGGCTTTTGCCATTGCACTGAAACTTGGCATCCATCCGAAACTGATTGAACGGGCTCATAATATAACTTACAAATCGGAGAAAGATTACACTACCTTATTCAAGAATGACCCTGTGGAGCTGAAAGCAAGAGAGCAGCAAATCATAGCAAACAAGCACAAAAGAAAGAAGTCTTCTACAGTTGCGAAGCAGCCGGCAAAACGATTTGAGATGGGTGATAGTGTACATGTGCTAAGCTTAGGTGAACTGGGAGTTATTTATAAAGGCCCTGACAGTCGGGGAAATTATCTCGTCCAGGTCAGGGATCGCAAAATTGACGTCAATTATAAACGCTTAAAACTGAATCTGCCTGCGTCAGAACTTTATCCAGAAGATTATGATTTCAGTATTATATTTGAGTCCAAGGAACACCGAAAGCTTTTGAATCAGATGGGTAAAAAACATATTGATGAGCGTGTGATAAGGGAGGATAATTGA